A DNA window from Maribellus comscasis contains the following coding sequences:
- a CDS encoding RNA recognition motif domain-containing protein produces MNLFVAKLSSSTTGDDLQELFSQFGEVASAKVIFDRETGNSKGFGFVEMPNDDEANEAINALNESEQDGNQIVVKQANPRTENRSGGRGFGGQHRGGFQNRGGGGGFQRRDDRRGGGGGGRRFDNRGRGGGGGYSDRENDRY; encoded by the coding sequence ATGAATTTATTTGTTGCAAAGTTAAGTTCATCTACAACAGGTGACGACTTACAAGAACTCTTCTCACAGTTTGGAGAAGTAGCATCTGCCAAAGTTATTTTTGACAGAGAAACCGGAAACTCAAAAGGTTTTGGCTTTGTTGAAATGCCAAATGACGACGAAGCGAATGAAGCAATCAACGCCCTCAACGAAAGTGAACAGGATGGGAATCAGATTGTTGTTAAACAAGCCAATCCACGCACTGAAAACCGCTCTGGCGGTCGTGGTTTTGGAGGCCAGCATAGAGGTGGTTTCCAAAACAGAGGTGGCGGCGGTGGCTTCCAACGCCGCGATGATCGCCGCGGTGGCGGCGGCGGTGGCCGAAGATTCGATAACCGGGGCCGCGGTGGCGGCGGTGGTTATTCCGACAGAGAAAACGACAGGTATTAG
- a CDS encoding Gfo/Idh/MocA family oxidoreductase, which translates to MNQPIKVAISSFGLSGQAFHGPSLKVNSGFEVVQVLERSKDLSQSLFPDAEIVRNFEEIVNNSAVELVIVNTPDYLHFEMAKQVINAGKHLVVEKPVAQKSAEAAELVQLAKEKGVVFSVYQNRRLDGDFLTVKKILEQGNLGRLVEFESHFDRYRTYITPDTWKEEGDEYIGVLHNLGSHMVDQAYVLFGKPSSVNANLKIVRTGGNVADYYDIRLGYENFAAILKCSYLVMYPGPRYSLYGEYGTFHKWGIDPQEDVLRTGTLPQGPDWGKEAESEWGKIIYERDGVKFLGKVETIQGNYPFYYKNLYEAIRKGKELLVKPEETVEVLEILEACLESNRKKKMINL; encoded by the coding sequence ATGAATCAGCCGATAAAAGTTGCAATATCTTCGTTTGGATTATCAGGTCAGGCCTTTCACGGGCCTTCTTTAAAAGTAAATTCTGGTTTTGAAGTCGTTCAGGTTTTGGAACGCTCAAAAGATTTATCTCAGAGTTTATTTCCCGATGCAGAAATCGTTCGCAATTTTGAGGAGATAGTTAATAACTCAGCTGTTGAGCTTGTAATTGTAAATACTCCCGACTATCTGCACTTTGAGATGGCGAAACAAGTTATAAACGCGGGCAAGCATCTTGTTGTTGAAAAGCCTGTGGCGCAAAAAAGTGCGGAAGCTGCAGAATTGGTGCAACTGGCAAAAGAAAAAGGTGTGGTGTTTTCTGTGTACCAAAACCGGCGTTTGGATGGCGATTTTTTGACTGTAAAGAAAATTCTGGAGCAGGGAAATCTGGGAAGGCTGGTGGAATTTGAATCACATTTTGACAGATACAGAACTTATATAACACCTGACACCTGGAAAGAGGAAGGTGACGAATATATCGGTGTTTTGCATAACCTGGGTTCCCACATGGTCGATCAGGCTTATGTTTTATTTGGTAAACCATCGTCGGTAAATGCTAATTTGAAAATTGTAAGAACTGGCGGAAATGTAGCTGACTATTATGATATCAGACTGGGATACGAAAATTTTGCTGCGATTTTGAAATGTTCTTATTTGGTTATGTACCCCGGGCCACGTTACAGTTTGTACGGTGAATACGGAACTTTTCACAAATGGGGCATCGATCCGCAGGAAGATGTGCTGCGAACAGGGACGCTGCCACAGGGACCGGATTGGGGAAAAGAAGCAGAAAGCGAATGGGGAAAAATAATCTATGAAAGAGATGGAGTAAAGTTTCTGGGGAAAGTAGAAACCATTCAGGGGAATTATCCCTTTTATTATAAAAACCTGTATGAAGCTATCAGAAAAGGAAAGGAACTGCTTGTAAAACCGGAGGAAACTGTAGAAGTTTTGGAAATTCTGGAAGCTTGTTTGGAAAGCAACAGGAAAAAGAAAATGATAAATTTATAG
- a CDS encoding AAA family ATPase encodes MERFLNNYLHTFSCFNLETGDFPGPVVTISRQAGCSAQRIAIKLSKILTGYSYMSETKTDAEWSWVDKSIFSDVVENMIIEINNGSYDDKAEAVRMMKEVARAFSNETIYDISDKKLIDIFKGVICKLATSGRKIIVGRSAGVILRNVPDKLNIRLEAPTEWRINRVMQLKDLSQAEAAKYINEMDQKRDSFIEKIIGRKAENNDFDIIFNYASLEDDQIVDAVINILKDKKIISSQFNL; translated from the coding sequence ATGGAGAGGTTTTTAAACAACTATTTGCATACATTTTCCTGTTTTAACCTTGAAACAGGGGATTTTCCCGGCCCCGTAGTAACAATCTCGCGTCAGGCAGGTTGTTCGGCACAGCGTATCGCAATAAAACTCTCAAAAATTCTAACAGGCTACAGTTACATGTCGGAAACAAAAACCGACGCAGAGTGGAGCTGGGTTGATAAATCAATATTTTCAGATGTGGTTGAAAATATGATAATTGAAATTAATAACGGAAGTTATGATGACAAAGCTGAAGCAGTAAGAATGATGAAAGAAGTTGCCCGCGCTTTTTCAAATGAAACGATTTATGATATCTCAGACAAAAAGCTAATTGATATTTTTAAAGGAGTGATATGTAAATTGGCTACTTCGGGGCGGAAAATTATTGTTGGTCGCTCGGCAGGAGTGATACTTCGGAATGTTCCTGACAAACTAAACATAAGACTTGAAGCGCCCACAGAGTGGCGAATCAACAGAGTAATGCAGCTCAAAGATCTAAGCCAGGCAGAAGCCGCGAAATACATTAATGAAATGGATCAAAAACGGGATTCTTTTATTGAGAAAATTATTGGAAGAAAGGCTGAAAACAACGATTTTGACATTATTTTTAATTATGCATCGCTGGAGGATGATCAGATTGTAGACGCCGTTATCAACATATTAAAAGACAAAAAAATAATAAGCTCACAATTCAATCTTTAA